In Dehalococcoidia bacterium, the sequence CCCTCTCGATCACGAGGTTCTCGAGCTCGTCCGCATAGCGTTGACCCTCGTAGTAGCGGCGGCCCGGGTAGCCCTCCGAATACTTGTTGACGAACACGGTGCCCAACGCCTCCATGACCGCGGCGGAGGCGTAGTTCTCGGAAGGTATGAGGCGGATCGTTTCCGCCTGATACTTCTCCTCCGCTCGCACGAGGTCGTAAATCTCCGGGTCCGTCTTCTTCAGGTTCTCGAGGCGCATGCGTTCGCTCCTTGGCCTATCAGCTGGTGCTGTCTTCCCTTACGTCCTGAGGATGGGGCGAGGTGGAAAACGAAAACCCCACGACCGAGGTCGTGGGGCGCGCGGTGAGCCGGACCTCGGCCTGGGGCCTAAATCCGTCCTCCTCCGATGCCATGCCCGCGGGCTTCCACGCTGCTACGGTAGCCGTCCGGCCACCTGGCGTCAATGCGGCGCCGGCTCTCCGTGCAAGCGCGTGGGTGAGCGAATCGGCGGAAGCACCGCCGTCAGGACGGCAGGACGGCAAGCCACCGCCATCAAGAGGACATCCCTGGGGCGGCCTTCAGCCGTGGAACCTGACGCGGGCAGGCCTAGCAATTCAGCCGGCCGGCTCAACCGACATGCGGCTGACACTCTGGCAGTCGCTAACAGGCCGCTGCCTTTGTCAGTAGCCCATGGCCGGGAGCCTGTCTCTACGTCACCTTCAAGTAGTCGCCCGATTCGGTCGCGGACGGCGATAATCTGGGTGCATGTCCCGAGACCCTTACGCCGACTTCGCGGAGCTGTACGACTTCGCCTACTGGGACTTCACTGACGACGTGGACTTCTACGAGAACCTGGCGCGCATCCACGACGCGCCCGTGCTGGAGCTCGGCGCCGGCACGGGCCGCCTCGCCATCAGGCTCGCCGCGGCGGGATTCCCGGTGACGGGGCTCGACTCCTCTGCGCCGATGCTGGCACGGGCGCGCGAGAACATGCGCGCGGCAGGCATCTCCGAGAAACGGCTGCGGCTTGTCCAGGCGCCCATGACCGACTTCGACCTGGGCCAGCGTTTCGGCCTCGTCGTGGTCGCTGCGAACACCTTCCAGCACCTGCTGACGACAGCCGAACAGCGCGCCTGTCTCGCCTGCGCCGCGCGTCACCTGATACCAGGCGGCACTTTCGCCATGAGCGTGCGGTCGCCGGCGAGCGTCTCCTGGGAGGACGCGGGTGCACCGGCGCCCGTGATGCTGGACTGGACGCGCAGGGACGCGGCCACCGGCGAGACAGTGATGAAGCTGGTCGCCGCCCACCCGGACCCCGCGACCATGACCCGCCACCTTACCTATATATATGACCGCATAGGGCCCGACGGCAGCCTGCGCCGCGCGCTCTTCGAGACCGACCTGCGCTATTCGAGCCAGGCGGAGGTGGAGCTTCTATTGCAAGAGGCGGGACTGCATGTTACACACGTCTACGGGGACTACGACCTCGCTCCAGTAGGC encodes:
- a CDS encoding class I SAM-dependent methyltransferase translates to MSRDPYADFAELYDFAYWDFTDDVDFYENLARIHDAPVLELGAGTGRLAIRLAAAGFPVTGLDSSAPMLARARENMRAAGISEKRLRLVQAPMTDFDLGQRFGLVVVAANTFQHLLTTAEQRACLACAARHLIPGGTFAMSVRSPASVSWEDAGAPAPVMLDWTRRDAATGETVMKLVAAHPDPATMTRHLTYIYDRIGPDGSLRRALFETDLRYSSQAEVELLLQEAGLHVTHVYGDYDLAPVGPGTEQLIFVARAGSSS